The genomic stretch TTCTAGTCCCGTTACTGTGTTTGCCATTCTTAGCCTCATTCTTTCCTCCCTCCGCAAGGTTGATGGTATTCCCAGCATCTATTTTCCCCTGCTCGGTAGCCGCCTGAGTTAGATTATCCACCTTTCGCTCGGCCTCCTCAAGCCTGATGAATTCCTCTGTCCGATCAAGGAACTCCTGAGTGGTACGTGCATACTTCCTTTTCAAACTGCTCCAAAACAGACTCTTTACCTTAACTCCCAAATTGATGGCAATTAATTTACCGTCATCACTAAGGGATTTCACTCTAGTGGCTTCCCGCATAAAACATTGAATGTAATCCTTCAAAGGTTCATTatctttctgttttatgtctacCAGGTCATTCAGCTCAGCGGGAAGGGGCATTGCTGAGGAGAATAGGGAATAGAACGTGCGtacaaatccatcccatgatgtaatcgACCATGGCTGTAGCTTGAAGAACCATTGCTGGGCAATTTCTGACAGAGTGTCTAGGAAGATCTTGCACCTGGCATCATCCCGAACTCCCTGTAAATCATTTTGTAGTTCAAAGTTGTGAACATGAGATACTGGATCCTCCAGCCCAGTGTACATTTTCCatgttggcattttgaatttaaCAGGTATGGGCAGATGATTAATACGGTCTGAAAATGGGGACCCTCTCTACCTCTCTATTTCAATATATGTTAACTTGGGGGCTGTCAAGTCTCTTACCAGTTGGATTAACAAATCCAACTGGGCTTGGATGTTAGGTTCTACAGCTGCCTGGGGCTATGCTACATTGTGGACCTCATCCATTTTTGGGTCTCGAAGAGGCTTAGGTGAAGCTATGTTGTTTGAATCTCAATTTTCCCTACTGCGATTAAGAGCATCTcgaaggtcttcacctcccatggAGCCCATTCGGTTGAAAATAGATTTTGGTCGAGACCTGCCCCCGGCATTCTGGTTGTCTGCGAGGTACTCCCTAGAACCCTCCACCCTGAGGAGGTTGGTTGTTTGGGATATCCTACCTTTGTGGGACAAACGGTCCTTCGGGTTGGTTACCTCTTTGATCTTGATTATTCTGTTGGCGAACTTGGCTTGCTGCCTCATCATGGCCATACCCATCAACATAATGGGGCATGTATGCGCTACTAACCTCCGACTCATCTCTTCGGGACCTTGGTCGGTATTCTTGAAGTTGTCTAAACCGACCAAGTTGTCACTTGTAGTTATGGGGTTTTCCACTCCTATTCAATGCTAGAGCTCGGGGGTTGCCATCTCGCCCTACAGAACTAGGATTCCTGTCACACCCACTGCCCTAGGATCTTGGCAAAATATTCCCTGCTTAGTCTTGTCCCATGCCAAGCCTTGGCAGGATGTGCTCATCAGCTAGTAAGGGTCGTCTATTGTTGTTCGCTTGGGCACCCCGACTAGATCTATGATTCCTGATTGACCCCTAGTTCCCATTTTGAGGTTGAGCCTCTGGCCCATGCATGACACCTACACTGAAACCAAAAACGGGAGGGCGTTGTTGGTTTTGGGCAATAGTTCTAGCTTCTGTTCCCATACCTTGGGTTTGCTGCTACTGCATATAATTATGGATGGACTCAGCTGCCTCTCGAGTCTGGCGTTCCATGTCTTCCTAACGGGCTTGTACCTCCTGGGCATGTTGATCCATCCATTCTTCAAAATCTCTCCTTTTTTTCTCGAAAGCTTCATTTAGGGCCTCCTGCGCAGTGGCCTACTGATAGGATATATTTTTAATACTTTTAGTGttagtttttttgttttattattattattttatatttttagttcttgttatgtgtggttgttgtatttttcaggttatcatttgttaaatggatatttgagaaatatttcaaaatttatttgaaatattatcttcaatcaagagaaaaaaaataatagaagatatttatttgaattgattggagaagataaaagagaattcaaacttaaattgttcACAAAATCGGAGATATTTTGAATCTGAGATAGTTTCGGTATTTCGACCATATCTCCCAACACACTTATCAGATTTACATGTTCTTGGTAGCGTTGGAAAGCTTATTCAAAGACCTGCGAAAgcttttttcacaaaaataaaaGTCAAATTCGGACGTTTACGTGGTGATATTCAACCTACAAGATTACACAAGttagagttacgggatttgaaattcaaataaagatattttggagcattattaagtaacaaatggaaacatctagaaaaatcttttcacaaccttatcactataaaaagaatgctttagactattttagatctctctctttcttcttgacgTTTCTCTATTTCCTCTTTTTCTTCTCTTAGttatttttctattcttttccaaGAACTAATTTTCTTATCTAGGGTTTATTGTAGTTACTtcgatttctatttaatgttattatgatgttctattgattcttcttctttattctaatctatataatgtttgtttaatgctagtaaatacctgatcaatatttgtttgatttatgattttgatttaaaatttgaaagatgagaactgaatatgctatcgttatatagacataggttacatatgagacgaaagtacatgtatggcttgtgtagtaaagAGGTTTCTATGTTTAATGActgctatatgtttatgtttatcacagagatgtagaaaagaTACaaatataggttgagatctttatatcttgaaaaagaataggaatcgatttttgttaacctgctattaaaTAGGGAGAAAGacatttagaactgattaataaaattagtagaatgaaaagtttatgaaattaataccctaggtttttcaATTAttgaattaatctttatttttgcgaagtttattttaattttaagtcttatttaaaaaattcactctatttttgacagccaaatagaaattaaagaacaattattggtggttggttaatagtctttgtgggaacgatactctatttatcaactatattacttgaatcaattGCGCGCACTTGCATATCAAACTTTAACGATCACCCGCCCCTGGTTCATGGAGGCAAGCTGATCATGCATCTGCCCAACGACTTCCCTTATCGAATCAATTTTAGGATCAAGTCCTTCAATATCTATGTGGGGCTCATACCGTCTAGGACCTCCAGCCATGGGTCATGGCTAGTCAGTATCCCGCGTAGCAGCTCCACCTGAGGTTTCTGCATGGATGATTCCAACAGAGGCAGTAACTCCGTGCCCTGGTGCAGTGGGCCCAACGGCTTGCCCCCCAACACCAGACGGATTCCTAGGCGGCAGGTCACTTCCCTACCCATTGAAATTGCTTATTGACGGGACTTGTTGGGAGACTTCAGCCTTGGGCTCTGGAGGCTCTTGGCttgaccttctggttgagactaccatccttgcagcaatagaatctgaatgtgattgtcttaggctctcaataaaagcaccaaaatgttgactggtattttagccaactgacgcggagtcaaataaTTAACTATAGAGCTTCCAATTAGATAATCAATACACCATAAATAAGCCAATAACCTAGTAATAATGAAcaataaataatagagaacactaggatttatagaggttcggccccaaggattggtaatgacctatgtcctcttagatttgtattaatcttgaagatttacacaagatcacaagggattCCAAGttgatttctatgtgtaaaagacaatacagtaTGGCAGAATCAGTGTTAAGTACCAGGCCAAGTTACTCAGTATGTTCCTAGTGCTGGTCGGTAGGCTATTTTTCTGAACCCCCTCCACTATGGTGGAGAGTATGTATTTATATTGTCCTCTCGTCCAAGGGTTGCGCCTAAAGCATAACTGATGGGGAAATATCTCTTTTTCTCGCAGGTAGTTGCTGTCCTATTCTTTAGGAGCCTTCACCAAGCTTTTAAGGCAGTTAGGCACTTTTTTTGGGTGGTTGGGCGATTTCTGCGGACTGTGATCGATGAGTGTAACTGCTTCCTGCCGACCAAATTTATTTGTCTTTCATACCGACCAACCACTCTCCTGGCAAGCGTACCAAGCAGTAACTGTTATTCATTTGTCAAGTATACTCCGTCCAGCTGGGCTTATGGTGATAGTATGTCAAGCAGTAACTTGTCGTATACTCTGCAGGTATACACCAACCAACTTGCTAGGGGGTCTGCCTAGTTTGCTCCACATGTCCAAGTTTAGTGCCACgtcagatatgccaatttttgggataacactgcCCGTTTACAAAGTTGGAAAGATTTTtcgaaaaaacttttcacattcactttttcATTTGTTTTTCCAACTTGCTCGTAGGTTTGTTGTGTTTTTACTAGGATATTTCCGGTCagataaaagcttaacttttgtCCACGAGCAATAttatcctttttcttttcttctttctctattggtcttagattctcacttcccctttgttcttctcagatattcatgcatgatccttaggaaggtgagagaccaatagaaaGCTTCTCCTTCCTCTGTTGTTTGAGGATCAGGAACAACGTTCTCTGCCCCTTCAAGAGCCTTCGGCACTACCCCTCATTCCTATGACCAACTTCCCTTGAAAACCACTGAAGAAAAAACAAAACATGGGTCATGTCAAACATACTGCccagagaaaaagaaaaaccatGGAGTCACCTACCAGCTAGCCAATGGTAAACATTGAGGGTTCTTCGAACGATCCTCAACCCCTAAAGGTTGCACAACTAGAGATCCAACCTAAGGCTAGTTCACATGAGGGCCCACGAGCGGATGTACCCTGGTACATTGCCCCTCCAAAcgtcatatcgaccaggatggtggaaaagtatcccaagaagtacggacttcctgggatTACTCTATATAAGCCTACACCCAACCAGAGGGAAAACGTCCCCAGAGGTGCCTTTAGTGCCTAGTCGAGGTACCACATAGAAGTGGGGGCAATTCTGCCCTTGCACGACTTTTTCTGAgaggtggccaattattttgaggtcgccccatttcaaataacccccaacggatatagagtactttcagcaCTCTATATTTTGTATAACCATAAAAAGTTGCTTGTGCCCACCCCTCATGAGATTAATtatttgtttgatctcaaatccaaccctaaccaaagtaacacggggttcttccatttctatcacCAGGAATCTGGTCGCACATTCTTGGGTGATATAACCTacaaatccaatgtggggaagtacttccaagagtatttTCTCATAACCGATCTTGTAACGGATAACATGGTCTTCACTCAAGGAGCTAAACTCTTTAGTCTCTGTTTGGTATTCTCTT from Humulus lupulus chromosome 5, drHumLupu1.1, whole genome shotgun sequence encodes the following:
- the LOC133779571 gene encoding uncharacterized protein LOC133779571, encoding MPTWKMYTGLEDPVSHVHNFELQNDLQGVRDDARCKIFLDTLSEIAQQWFFKLQPWSITSWDGFVRTFYSLFSSAMPLPAELNDLVDIKQKDNEPLKDYIQCFMREATRVKSLSDDGKLIAINLGVKVKSLFWSSLKRKYARTTQEFLDRTEEFIRLEEAERKVDNLTQAATEQGKIDAGNTINLAEGGKNEAKNGKHSNGTRSSGNQNDDKKPNTVEQPKPREYAHKFTTYSILLETQACVFNATQFVVLYRRPPPMRKDVNRRDMAKLYRFHNDYGHETNECNHLKEEIVFLIRKNNAHLKRCATRPPVPDLGNNAMMDDWVKQFEELAGSQVLLYFNHLGVEIIL